A window from Chaetodon trifascialis isolate fChaTrf1 chromosome 5, fChaTrf1.hap1, whole genome shotgun sequence encodes these proteins:
- the rufy1 gene encoding RUN and FYVE domain-containing protein 1 gives MADETGEVNTAAEDGKAQQQPDEPEVLEAATDGETSGSDGPDRTEKSPPAVAENSWSAPLLSLARKATETISSGVSYAAAQRNPSQGSAASSPTDREPENDLNNTGQKLPVLPPKDPMSIERSNLLSMMKLSIRVLIQSSLSLGRTLDSEYPPLQQFFVVLEHCLKHGLKAKKSFIGQNKSIWGPLELVEKLCPESVNIATSARDLPGIKTGLGRARAWLHLALMQKKVADYMKALLDRKDLLSEFYDSGALMVEEEGAVMGGLLVGLNVIDANLCIKGEDLDSQVGVIDFSLYLKDPANSETPKDDSKMTAILDQKHYIEELNRHLSGTVTDLQAKMDSLEKTNSKLVEELTAATDRINSLREEQEQLKQENESILQSSQKKEEAALQDSQVELETYKRSRQGLDEMYNVVWKQYKEEKHIRQELERELELQVGLKQEMEVAMKLLEKDTHEKQDTLAALRLQLDQVKTLNLQMFHKAQDSQREAEKKQEEAVQLEQKMDQMEKVMQELEQRLQNSERERKQSDQSDKDMRLELEGKVDALHKQLTDLDTLRLGLENELRTEREQRQSLQKSLQREQDNSIELRTQLQQLEGLHTELQDLKQEKQQLQQKCEQQEQALQEMGLHLSQSKLKMEDFKEVNKALKGHAWLKDDEATQCKQCQKEFSIARRKHHCRNCGDIYCNSCSSNELALPSYPRPVRVCDMCHSLLLQRSSSTAS, from the exons aTGGCCGACGAGACAGGGGAAGTAAACACAGCTGCTGAAGATGGCAAAGCACAACAGCAACCAGACGAGCCCGAAGTTTTGGAAGCCGCGACCGACGGCGAGACCTCCGGCAGCGACGGGccggaccggacagagaagtcGCCTCCGGCCGTGGCAGAGAACAGTTGGTCGGCGCCTCTCTTGTCTCTGGCTCGGAAGGCCACGGAGACGATTAGCAGCGGAGTGAGCTACGCTGCTGCCCAGAGAAATCCCTCCCAGGGATCCGCTGCGAGTTCCCCGACGGACAGGGAGCCCGAAAATGATCTCAATAACACTGGACAAAAGCTCCCAG TTCTCCCCCCCAAAGACCCCATGTCAATAGAGAGATCCAACCTCCTCAGCATGATGAAGCTGAGCATCAGAGTGTTAATTCAGTCCTCGCTGAGTCTGGGCAGGACGCTCGACTCGGAGTACCCTCCCCTGCAGCAGTTCTTTGTCGTCCTGGAGCATTGCCTCAAACACGGGCTGAAAG ctAAGAAATCCTTCATTGGTCAGAACAAATCCATATGGGGACCCCTGGAACTGGTTGAGAAGTTGTGTCCAGAGTCTGTTAACATCGCCACAAGTGCCAGAGACCTGCCGGGCATTAA GACTGGTTTGGGGAGAGCGAGGGCTTGGCTGCATTTAGCGCTCATGCAGAAGAAAGTCGCTGACTACATGAAAGCTTTGCTGGACCGCAAAGATCTCCTGAG TGAGTTTTATGACTCTGGAGCATTGAtggtggaggaagagggcgCGGTGATGGGGGGGCTGCTGGTGGGCCTCAACGTAATTGACGCCAACCTCTGTATTAAAGGGGAGGATCTTGATTCTCAG gtgggagtcattgacttCTCCCTTTATCTGAAAGACCCTGCTAACAGTGAGACTCCGAAAGA TGATTCCAAGATGACGGCCATATTAGATCAGAAGCACTACATTGAGGAGTTGAATCGTCACCTGAGTGGCACCGTCACTGACCTTCAGGCTAAGATGGACTCTCTGGAGAAGACCAACAGCAAACTTGTAGAGGAG CTGACCGCAGCAACAGACAGAATCAACTCTCTGCGGGAggaacaggagcagctaaaacAGGAGAATGAGTCCATCCTGCAGTCCAGCCAGAAAAAGGAAGAG GCAGCCCTTCAGGACAgtcaggtggagctggagacaTACAAACGGAGTCGGCAGGGCCTGGATGAGATGTATAACGTGGTTTGGAAGCAGtacaaagaggaaaagcacATTCGCCAG GAGCTGGAGCGCGAGTTGGAACTCCAGGTGGGCCTGAAGCAGGAGATGGAGGTGGCCatgaagctgctggagaaggaCACGCATGAGAAACAGGACACACTGGCAGCCCTGCGGCTTCAGCTCGACCAAGTCAAGACTCTAAACCTGCAGATGTTCCACAAAGCTCAG GACTCGCAACGAGAAGCGGAGAAAAAGCAGGAGGAGGCCgtgcagctggagcagaagaTGGATCAAATGGAGAAAGTCATGCAGGAGCTCGAGCAGAG ACTGCAGAACTCGGAGCGAGAGCGCAAACAAAGCGACCAGTCGGACAAAGATATGAGGCTGGAGCTGGAAGGAAAAGTGGACGCTTTACATAAACAGCTGACTGACCTGGATACACTCAG GCTGGGTTTGGAGAACGAGCTGCGCactgagagggagcagagacaAAGCCTGCAGAAGTCTCTCCAGCGGGAGCAGGACAACAGCATCGAGCTCCGCACACAGCTGCAACAGCTGGAGGGCCTGCACACG GAGCTGCAGGATTTGaagcaggagaagcagcagctgcagcagaaatgtgagCAGCAGGAACAGGCTCTGCAGGAGATGGGACTTCATCTCAGCCA GTCTAAACTTAAGATGGAGGACTTCAAGGAGGTCAACAAAGCTCTGAAG GGCCACGCCTGGTTGAAAGATGATGAGGCCACTCAATGCAAGCAGTGTCAGAAGGAGTTCTCCATCGCACGCAGAAAG CACCACTGTAGAAACTGTGGAGACATCTACTGCAACAGCTGTTCCAGTAACGAGCTGGCCTTGCCCTCCTACCCTCGGCCGGTGCGGGTGTGCGACATGTGCCACTCCctcctgctgcagagaagctcctccacagcgtcctga
- the hnrnph1 gene encoding heterogeneous nuclear ribonucleoprotein H isoform X2 — MADEGYVVRIRGLPWSCSVDEVQRFFSDCKIVNNGGGIHFTYTREGRPSGEAFVELETEEDLKIAVKKDRETMGHRYVEVFKSNNVEMDWVMKHTGPNCPETAGDGLVRLRGLPFGCSKEEIVQFFSGLEIVPNGITLPVDIQGRSTGEAFVQFASQDIAEKALKKHKERIGHRYIEIFKSSRAEVRTHYEPQRKPMGMQRPGPYDRPSGGRGYNMMGRGGSYDRMRRGGYGGGVSDGRYGDGGSSFQSTTGHCVHMRGLPYRATETDIYNFFSPLNPVRVHIEIGPDGRVTGEADVEFATHEDAVAAMSKDKANMQHRYVELFLNSTAGGSNGAYGSQMMGGMGNQSSYSGGQLSSGYSGGYSSQGNMGGYSDYSE; from the exons ATGGCTGATGAGGGATATGTAGTACGCATCCGGGGTCTCCCGTGGTCCTGCTCAGTGGACGAAGTACAGAGGTTTTTCTCAG ATTGCAAAATTGTCAACAATGGCGGCGGTATCCACTTCACCTACACGAGAGAAGGGCGTCCCAGCGGAGAGGCATTTGTTGAGttggagacagaggaagacctGAAGATTGCagtaaagaaagacagagaaactaTGGGTCACCGATACGTAGAAG TTTTTAAATCCAACAATGTCGAGATGGACTGGGTTATGAAGCACACTGGTCCAAACTGTCCAGAAACAGCAGGAGATGGGCTCGTCCGGCTTCGAGGCCTTCCTTTTGGCTGCAGCAAGGAGGAGATAGTACAGTTTTTCTCAG GGTTGGAAATCGTGCCAAATGGGATAACATTGCCGGTGGACATCCAGGGGAGGAGTACGGGGGAGGCCTTCGTGCAGTTTGCTTCACAGGATATAGCTGAAAAGGCTctaaagaaacacaaggaaagaaTAGGGCACAG GTACATTGAGATCTTCAAGAGTAGCCGCGCTGAGGTGCGGACCCATTACGAACCCCAGCGGAAGCCCATGGGCATGCAGAGACCTGGCCCCTACGACCGGCCCTCTGGTGGTCGCGGCTACAACATGATGGGCCGAGGGGGATCCTATGACAGAATGCGTCGCGGAGGCTATGGAGGAG GCGTATCAGATGGACGGTATGGTGATGGCGGCTCCTCCTTCCAGAGCACAACAGGCCACTGTGTCCACATGAGGGGCCTGCCATACAgagccacagagacagacatttaCAAC TTCTTCTCGCCATTGAATCCAGTGCGGGTCCATATTGAGATCGGTCCAGATGGCAGGGTAACGGGGGAGGCAGATGTAGAGTTCGCTACACACGAGGACGCTGTGGCAGCCATGTCTAAAGACAAAGCCAACATGC AGCACCGCTATGTGGAGCTGTTTTTGAACTcgacagcaggtggcagtaacGGAGCCTATGGCAGCCAGATGATGGGTGGCATGG GAAACCAGTCGTCTTACAGCGGTGGGCAGCTGAGCTCAGGGTACTCTGGAGGGTACAGCAGCCAGGGCAATATGGGCGGCTACAGTGACTATAGTGA GTAA
- the hnrnph1 gene encoding heterogeneous nuclear ribonucleoprotein H isoform X1: MADEGYVVRIRGLPWSCSVDEVQRFFSDCKIVNNGGGIHFTYTREGRPSGEAFVELETEEDLKIAVKKDRETMGHRYVEVFKSNNVEMDWVMKHTGPNCPETAGDGLVRLRGLPFGCSKEEIVQFFSGLEIVPNGITLPVDIQGRSTGEAFVQFASQDIAEKALKKHKERIGHRYIEIFKSSRAEVRTHYEPQRKPMGMQRPGPYDRPSGGRGYNMMGRGGSYDRMRRGGYGGGVSDGRYGDGGSSFQSTTGHCVHMRGLPYRATETDIYNFFSPLNPVRVHIEIGPDGRVTGEADVEFATHEDAVAAMSKDKANMQHRYVELFLNSTAGGSNGAYGSQMMGGMGNQSSYSGGQLSSGYSGGYSSQGNMGGYSDYSNQGGMGSSYYGGGGGGGSRGSMNGLGGGWGM, translated from the exons ATGGCTGATGAGGGATATGTAGTACGCATCCGGGGTCTCCCGTGGTCCTGCTCAGTGGACGAAGTACAGAGGTTTTTCTCAG ATTGCAAAATTGTCAACAATGGCGGCGGTATCCACTTCACCTACACGAGAGAAGGGCGTCCCAGCGGAGAGGCATTTGTTGAGttggagacagaggaagacctGAAGATTGCagtaaagaaagacagagaaactaTGGGTCACCGATACGTAGAAG TTTTTAAATCCAACAATGTCGAGATGGACTGGGTTATGAAGCACACTGGTCCAAACTGTCCAGAAACAGCAGGAGATGGGCTCGTCCGGCTTCGAGGCCTTCCTTTTGGCTGCAGCAAGGAGGAGATAGTACAGTTTTTCTCAG GGTTGGAAATCGTGCCAAATGGGATAACATTGCCGGTGGACATCCAGGGGAGGAGTACGGGGGAGGCCTTCGTGCAGTTTGCTTCACAGGATATAGCTGAAAAGGCTctaaagaaacacaaggaaagaaTAGGGCACAG GTACATTGAGATCTTCAAGAGTAGCCGCGCTGAGGTGCGGACCCATTACGAACCCCAGCGGAAGCCCATGGGCATGCAGAGACCTGGCCCCTACGACCGGCCCTCTGGTGGTCGCGGCTACAACATGATGGGCCGAGGGGGATCCTATGACAGAATGCGTCGCGGAGGCTATGGAGGAG GCGTATCAGATGGACGGTATGGTGATGGCGGCTCCTCCTTCCAGAGCACAACAGGCCACTGTGTCCACATGAGGGGCCTGCCATACAgagccacagagacagacatttaCAAC TTCTTCTCGCCATTGAATCCAGTGCGGGTCCATATTGAGATCGGTCCAGATGGCAGGGTAACGGGGGAGGCAGATGTAGAGTTCGCTACACACGAGGACGCTGTGGCAGCCATGTCTAAAGACAAAGCCAACATGC AGCACCGCTATGTGGAGCTGTTTTTGAACTcgacagcaggtggcagtaacGGAGCCTATGGCAGCCAGATGATGGGTGGCATGG GAAACCAGTCGTCTTACAGCGGTGGGCAGCTGAGCTCAGGGTACTCTGGAGGGTACAGCAGCCAGGGCAATATGGGCGGCTACAGTGACTATA GTAACCAGGGCGGAATGGGAAGCAGTTACTATGgcggcggtggaggaggaggaagcagaggctCTATGAATGGACTGGGTGGGGGATGGGGAATGTAG